The nucleotide sequence CGGCGCTTGAGAGGCACCCCGGGGGTTCCTTCATGCGCTCATTTGTGCAGGTCATGCCACCCGGCGTCGCAGGATGACCGTCCGGCGATCGGCATTTCGCTGTTCTGTCCCCCGGACGGCTGATGCTCGCTAGCCTGGAAGCATGCTTCGGCCCGACTACCCGATCACCACGGCTCGGCTGATCCTGCGCCCGTTCACGCCCGGGGACCTCGACGCGCTGAACTCCTTCCAGTCCCGCGCCGACGTCGCCCGCTACCTCTACTGGGGCCCGCGCAGCCGCGCCGAGTCGGCCGCCGCGCTCGCCAAACGGGTGCACAGCTCGACGTTGACGAAGGAAGGGCAGCTGCTGGCCGTGGCGGTCGAGCTGGCCGCGACGGGGCAGCTCATCGGCGACCTGAACCTGGAGTGGCTGAGCAGCGAACACCGCCAGGGCGAGATCGGGTTCGTCTTCCACCCGGACCACCACGGCAAGGGCCTGGCCGCCGAGGCGGCCACCGAACTGCTGCGGCTGGGCTTCGAAGATCTGGGGCTGCACCGCATCGTCGGCCGCTGCGACGGCCGGAACACCGCGTCCGCCGCGCTGATGGAACGCCTCGGCATGCGCCGCGAGGCGCACCTCAAGGAGAACGAGATCGTCAAGGGCGAGTGGGCCGACGAGCTGATCTACGCGATGCTCGAGGACGAGTGGAAGGACCGCGATTAGTGGCCGCCTTCACGCCGGAGTGACGCTCGGGTCGCGGCTCCCGGGCGATTTGGCAGCATAGGGGCGTGTTCTTCGACAAGATCGTCCGCCCGGCGCTGTACCGGCTGTCCTACCACGATCCCGAGCTGGTGCACGAGCGCACGATCGGCGTCCTGGCCCGGCTCGGCAAGGCCGCGCCCGCGCTGGGTGGCGCGCTCCGCGTCGACGACCCGGTGACCGTGCTGGGCCTGCGGTTCCCCAACCGCGTCGGCCTGGCCGCCGGGTTGGACAAGAACGGCCGCGCGTTGCCCGCGTGGGCGGCGCTGGGGTTCGGGTTCGTCGAGGCCGGCACGGTGACCCGGCTGGCGCAGCCGGGAAACCCGAAGCCGCGGCTGTTCAGCCTTCCGGCGAGCGACGCGGTGATCAACCGGATGGGCTTCAACAACGACGGTGCCGAGGCCCTCGCGGCCAAGCTCGCCCGCGACGGCAAGCCGGGCGTCCCGCTGGGGGTCAGCATCGGCAAGTCGAAGGTGACGCCGCTCGAGGACGCCGTCGAGGACTACCGGTTCTCGCTGCGGGCGCTGCACCCGTACGCCGACTACTTCGCGATCAACGTCAGCTCGCCGAACACGCCGGGCCTGCGGCAGCTGCAGGACCGCACCGCGCTCGCCGAACTGCTCGGCGAGCTGCGTTCGACGTCCCTGGAGCTCGCCGGCGGCGGTTCGCCGACGCCGGTGCTGGTGAAGGTCGCGCCCGACCTGACCGACGACGCGCTGGCCGAGCTGCTGGAAGTCGCGCTCGAGCACGGCGTCGCCGGGATCATCGCCACGAACACGACGTTGGCGCGCGACGGCATCGCCCCCGCCGAAAGCGGCCTGGCCGGACAGGCGGGAGGACTGTCCGGCCGGCCGCTGACCACCCGCGCGGCCGAAGTCGTGCGTTTCGTGCACGACCACACCGGCGGGAGCCTGCCGATCATCGGCGTCGGCGGGATCATGGGCCCGGACGACGCGATCCGGCTCGTCGACGCCGGCGCGTCGCTCGTGCAGCTGTACACGGGCTTCGCGCTGCACGGGCCGGGTTTGGTGCGCCGCGTCAGCCGGGGTCTCGCAGCCCGGCGGTAGACGCGAAGCGCACGTAGCCGCGCCAGGACTCGTAGCGCTCCAGGCCGGGACCCTCCGCGGCCGGGTCGCAGCGCACCGCCAGCGGGGTGGTGCCATCCGCCAGTTCGACGCGCTCCAGGACGAACGGCGGCTTGAGCGTCGTCGCGAACTGCTCGAACGCGGCCGGGGACAGCCGCCAGCGCTCGCCGTCGAGGCCGGTGTCGCCGTCGAGGACACCCGGCTGCGGTGGTTCGGTGTCCAGGAGCACCATCCGGTAGGACTCGGTGGTCCGGACCGGTCCGGTGAAGCGGGCGCCGAGCGCGGTGAGGTCGGCGTTGAGCGGCTGGCCGCGCAGGTGCGCGCCGAAGACGATGACGTCCTCCCCCGGCTCGGGGTAGGGCGTCATCGGCTCGTCCGTGCAGACGGTGGCCAGGTCGAGGGCGATCTGGTCTTCGAACGCGCGCGTCAGGAAGGTGACGCCGAAGGGACGGCGGTCGCCCGGCAGCACCGGGACGGTCACCGAGGCCACGTCGAGGAGGTTCGCGAAGGCCGTGCAGGAGGCCAGGCGGTGGCCCACGCCGACCGGGTCGGCCAGCGCTTCGGCGATCCCGGGGTGCTCCGGCACGGTCGGCACGAGGAGGGCGTCGAAGCCGTCGAAACCCTGCTCGAGCACGGAGATCGGGGTGAGCACGGCACCGGCCGCGATCAGCCGGGTGACGACGGCCTCGAGCGCGAGGCTCGCCGCCTCGCCGAGCGGGAGATCGGTGGGGTAGGCGACCCGCGGGTGCTCGCCGGCGCCGAGGCGGACGTCGGCGGGCCAGTGGCGGTCGCCGCCGGTCATCAGGGTGAGGGCGCGGTGGGCCGCGACCAGGCCGTTCGCGTACACGGAGACGTTGTCGGCGGCGGGCAGCAGGCCGCGCGTCGGCTTCACCGCGGCGACGGCGTTCAGCGCCGCCGGGACGGCGCCCCCGGTGCTCAGCGCCAGGTCGACGACGCCGAGCGCGACGGCGACCGCGGCGCCGTTGCCCCCGGCCTTGGTGCGGTCCCAGGCGCCGGAGATCTGCGCGGCGCCGGTCTTGCCGAGCACCACGGCACCGGCGGCGGTGAGCCGCGTGACGACCGCGGCGCTGGTCTCGGGGACGCCGTGGCCGGACGGCTGGGCGGCGACGTCGATCAGGTCCTGGACGGCGATGACCGTGCCGGCCAGCGGGAGGACTTCGCCGGCTTTGACGCGTTCGTCGACGGCCTTGGCGTCGACGAGGACGTCTTCGACGGCGCGGAGGGTGGTCCAGAGTTCGGGGCGGCCGGCCTCGGTGAGGCGTTCGAAGGCCGAGATGACGCGTTGGGATGCGGTGGGCGGGGTGTCCGGCACGGGGTCCGGGTCCGGCGGGAGCGTGTTCACGGGGCGTCCTTTCCTCGGCGGTCGAGAAAGTCCACTGTGTACGGTCGGCGCCGGCGATCCTCAGTGCACGGCGGGCCTCCCGGCGAGTGACACCTCTTGATGCATGACAGAAACGTTAGGGCGTGGACGTTTCCGTAGCCATCAGTTTCCGATTACGCGCGGGTTTCGGCACCGGAAGGTGAACAGGGCGCGACGCCGGGGTGAAACGCACGATCACGCACGCCGCGTGACGACCAGCCGGATCGGCCGGTCGGCGGCACCCGAACGGCCCAGTTTGAGATCCCAACGGCCCAATCCCGCCCCGATTCGCGTGATGGACGCCGAAACTGGCGTGATTCACCCCGGAACTCGCGTGATCGGACCCGGAACTCACGTGACTGGAGGGGCATCACGCGTGTCTGAGGGGGCATCACTCGTGTCTGGAGGGGCATCGCGGCGATGCCCCTCGGATTACGCGAGCTGCCTGCTGGCACACGCGTAATGCCCCTTCCGTCACGTGGGTTGCGGGGTCAGGAGAGTTCGCGGAGGGCCATGGCCAGGCCGGCCAGGCGGTCGGTGGCGTCGGTGAGGGCCTGTTTGGACGTCACGAGGCCGTCGCCGGCCGCGGCGACCGAGTGGCCGGCCGCGGCGACCAGGCCGCGGTAGCCCTCGAGGCCGTCGTCGAGCTGCTCGCGGAGCTTGGCCACCGCTGCGTCGAGGGCCGCCTTCTCGCGGGCGGGTGCCGAGTCGCGGCCGCGCTCGATCGCCTGGATGCGGGCCGCCAGGCCGCGCAACGCGGCTGCCGCCTCGGTCGCCGTCTGACGGGCGTCCGCGACCGACACCTCCGAGACCGGGGGCATCCCCAGCGAGGACGGCACCGAGAGCTGGCGCAGCAGCTCGGTCAGCGAGGCCTCGCACTCGGCGAGGCGTTCCATCGGCTCGCGGGCCGCCGAGCGGGCGGGTGGCAGCGGCGGCGGGCCGGCCGGCGCCGCCGGGATCGGGATGCGCTTGAGTTCACGCAGCTTGAGGCCGGAGCGGACGCTGAACGTGCCGAAGATGACGGCTCCCGCGAACGCCGTGATCGCCTGCGGCATCATCGCGGCGCTCGTCGGACTGAGCCAGCCGACGGCGGCGGCCACCGTCACGACGGCACACAGGATCGTCAGGATGATCCACAACGTCAGCGCCTTCGACGTCCGGCGCTTGCGGCGTTCGAGCTTCGCGGCCGGGTGGTTCCAGCGGTCCCACTTGGCCCGGGCCTCGGCGAACGCCGGAACCTGGCTCGCCATGGACGACAGCGAGGCCGTCATGTCGGGCCGCCGGACCGGCGGCCGCTGCAGCGGGTTCGGGCGCCGCGGGGCGGGCTTCCCGCCGGCCTGCTCGGCCGGCGGGAAGTACTTCTGCACCTTTTGGAGCTGTTCCTGGGCGCGCACCGCGTAGTCGGGCAGCTTCTCGATGTGCTTCTCCAGCTTCGCGCTCAGCTCGCTGAAATCACGCCGTCTGCCCTGCTGCGCCATGGTGCTCGCCCCCTTCGGTGTGGTCAGGCCGGGTTCTTGCCCTGCTCGGCCTGGACGCGCGCCTGGATCTCGCGCTGGATGTCGGCCTGGCTGCTCGCCGCCGGAGCCGTCTTGCCGCCGTCGGTCACCTGGGCGACCGAGTCACCGTGCATCGACGCGCGGATCTGCTGCAGCCGCGACTGGCCGGCCATCTGCGTGGTGGAGGCCTGGACCTCCATCATGCGACCCTGGACCGAGTTCTGCGCCAGCTCCGCCGAGCCCAGCGCCGTGGTGTAGCGCTTCTCGATCTTGTCGCGGACCTCTTCCAGCGACGGCGTGTTGCCCGGCGCGGCCAGCTGGCTCATCTGGTTCAGCGAGGCGGAGACCTGCTCCTGCATCTTCGCCTGCTCCAGCTGCGAGAGCAGCTTGGTGCGCTCGGCGAGCTTCTGCTGCAGCATCTGCGAGTTGCGCTCCACGGCCTTCTTGGCCTGGGCCGCGGCCTGCAACGACTGGTCGTGCAGCGTCTTCAGGTCCTCGATGCTCTGCTCGGCCGTGACGAGCTGCGTCGCGAAGCTCTCCGCGGCGTTCTCGAACTCGGTGGCCTTCTGCTCGTCACCCTTGCCGCGCGCCTCGTCCGCGAGGACGAGCGCCTGCCGGGTGGAGGCCTGCAGCTTCTCGACCTCGCCGAGCTGCCGGTTGAGCTTCATCTCCAGCTGCCGCTGGTTGCCGATCACGGAGGCGGCCTGCTGCGTCAGCGCCTGGTGGTTGCGCTGCGCCTCCTCGATGGCCTGCTGGATCTGTACCTTCGGGTCGGCGTGCTCGTCGATCTTCGACGAGAACGCCGCCATCATGTACTTCCAGAACTTCACGAACGGGTTGGCCATCTCCTCCGCCTGCCTTCTTGCGTCCCACGGGCCTGGTACTCGGGGTGGGGCGTCACTCCCCTGCATCTGCAACGCACCGACCCCGGCGTCGGGTTCCATCGTGTCAGGTCGGCCACGTCCGTTCCAGGCGACCCGGCCGAATTCAGGGATCCCCCTGATCACTTCCCGTAGCCCACGCGAATGGCCCCGGGCGGGTTGCCCGGGGCCATTGCCGTGTCCGACTCGTGATCAGGCGGCGATCGTGGACGCCAGCTTGGGCTGCCCGATCGTCGTCCGCAACGTCGTGTTCATCCTCGGTGCGGGAGAAACCCGCAGGTCGGCGAGGTCGTTCCCGATCAGCTCCGACATCAGGCGGCCGCCTTCGATGCCGGCCGCCGAGGCCTCGGCGCCCCGCTTCTCCCGGGGCGTGCCTTCCACGATCCGCTCGTCGACCGGTGGGACCTCGACGTGGTCGAGGGCCGAAACGTCCGCCGCCACGTTGTGCAGCAGCTCGCCGAGCGGAAGGTCCAGAGCCTGGCAGATGGACGCGAGCAGTTCGCTCGACGCCTCCTTCTGGCCCCGCTCCACCTCCGAGAGGTAGCCGAGGCTGACCCTGGCGGCGCGGGAGATGTCGCGCAGCGTACGACGCTGGTTGGTGCGGGCATGACGGAGCCGATCACCGATCGCCTCACGCAACAGCACGGTCATCACGCGCCTCCCTTCCGAACAAGTACCCCCTACGTTACCCAGAGCGGCGCCCCGGGCGCAGGAGTTGGTGTGCCCGTACGCCAAGGGCGAACGCGTTTTTCACGCCAAATGTTCCCCGAGCAGGGCAAACGCGGCCAAGACCGACTCGGTCCTGATCAAGTCCCGAGTGCCGGTCAAGTCCAGCGTACGGACTGTACGTGTTCCCGGCCCAGCGAGCCCGAGGTGCACGGTGCCCGGCTCGACGCCGTCCTGTGCCGACGGTCCGGCCACACCGGTGAGCCCGAGGCCCCACGTGGCGCCGCACCGGTCGCGGGCGCCCTCGGCCAGCTGGGCGGCCACCTCGGGGTGGACGGCGCCGTGCTCGGCCAGCAGCTCGGGGTCGACGCCGGCCAGTGCGGCTTTCAGCTCGGTCGCGTAGACGACCAGTCCCCCGCGCAGGACCGCGCTCGCCCCGGGCACCCGCGCGAGGGTGGCGCAGACGAGCCCGGCCGTCAGCGACTCGGCCGCCGCGACGGTCTCGCCCCGCGCGGCCAGGGCCGCGACCAGGGCCGTTTCGTCCACCGTCAGCTCCCGGTGACCCGGCGCCCGGCCGCCCGCAGCCGCACCGCCCGCACCAGGTAGTCGACGCCGGTGACCACGGTCAGCACCAGGGCCAGCCCCATCAACGCCCACCGCACCGGGTCCGCGCCGGCCGGCAGCGGCAGCAGGTACGCCACGATCGCGGCGATCTGCGCCATCGTCTTGGCCTTCCCGCCCCGGCTGGCCGGGATCACGCCGTGCCGGATCACCCAGAACCGCAGCAGCGTCACGCCGATTTCGCGAACCGCGATGACGATCGTGACCCACCAGCCGAGCTCGCCCAGCACACTCAGCCCGACCAGCGCGGCGCCGGTCAGTGCCTTGTCCGCGATCGGGTCGGCGATCTTGCCGAAGTCGGTGATCAGGCCGTACTTGCGGGCCACCCAGCCGTCGAGCTGGTCGGTGGCCGAGGCGATCGCGAACAGCCCGGTCGCGATCGCGCGCCAGGTCTCGTCGTGGCCGTCGCCGACGAACAGCGCGACGACGAACAGCGGCACCAGGACCAGCCGCGACAACGTCAGCAGGTTCGCGACGTTGAGCGTCGGGACCGGGGTCGGCTCCGGGAGCTGGGCGGGGGCGTCGCGCGCCAGGCCCTCGTCGGCGGCGTCGCTGGGGAGCGCACTCACCGGTCGGCGTCCGGTACCGCGCGGACGATCAGGTCGACGCCCGCCGAGTCGACGACCTCGCAGCGCAGGAAGTCACCGACCTGCACCTTTTCCGGGGCGTCGAGGATGATGCACTCGCCGTCGACCTCCGGCGCCTGGTGCGCCGCGCGGCCGGTGAGCTCGCCGTCGTCGTCCAGCTCCACCAGGACGTCGACGAAGGTGCCGATCCGGTCCTCGGCGCGCTGCGTGGTCAGCTCCTCGACCAGCGCCGAGATCCGGGTGACGCGGCGGCCGACCTCTTCGGGGTCGAGCTTGCCGTCGAAGGTCTCGGCTTCGGTGCCGTCCTCGTCCGAGTAGCCGAAGACGCCGACGGCGTCGAGGCGCGCGCCCGTCAGGAACCGCTCGAGCTCGGCCAGGTCGTGCTCGGTCTCGCCGGGGAACCCGACGATCACGTTGGTCCGGATGCCCGCCTCGGGCGCGTACTCGCGGATCTGCTCGCACAGCGCCAGGAACGAGTCCGTCGAGCCGAACCGGCGCATCCGGCGCAGCACCTGCTCGCTGGAGTGCTGGAACGACAGGTCGAAGTACTCGGCGACGCCCGGCGTGGTCGCGATGGCCTTGACCAGTTGCGGGCGCGTCTCGGCCGGCTGCAGGTAGGAGACGCGGACGCGCTCGATGCCGTCGATCTCCGCCAGGCGCGGCAGCAGCCGCTCCAGCGCGGTGGCGCCGTCGCGGCCGAAGTCCTTGCCGTAGGACGTCGAGTTCTCGCTGACCAGGAACAGCTCCTTGACGCCGTGCTCGGCCAGCCACATCGCCTCGGCGACGATCTCGTCGGGCTGCCGGGAGACGAACGAGCCGCGGAACGACGGGATCGCGCAGAACGAGCAGCGCCGGTCGCAGCCGGAAGCGATCTTCAGCGCGGCCACCGGCGCGTCGTCGAGGCGCGTGCGCAGCACCCGCGGGCCCCAGCCGTGCTGCGCGTGGCCCGGGACCTCCACGGTCTCCGCGGCGGCGGGCCGCTGGACCGGGCTGATCGGGAGCAGCTTGCGGCGGTCGCCCGGCGTGTGCGAGGCGATCTTGCGGCCGGCGACGACGTCGTCGAGCCGAGCCGAAAGGTCGGCGTAGTGGTCGAAGCCCAGCACCGCGTCGGCCTCCGGGAGGCTGTCGGCGAGCTCGTGCCCGTAGCGCTCGGCCATGCAGCCGACGGCGACGACCTTCTTGCCCGTGTCGGACGCGGCGAGCAGCGTGTCGACGGAGTCCTTCTTGGCCGACTCGACGAAGCCGCAGGTGTTGACCACCACGACGTCGGAGTCCTCCGGATCGGCCGCCAGCTCCCAGCCGCCGGCCGCGAGCCGGCCCGCCAGCTCCTCCGAGTCGACCTCGTTGCGGGCGCAGCCCAGGGTCAGCAGGGAGACGCGTCGGGGGGCGGCTGGGTCCGTGGCAGGGGAAGGCACGACGTTCAGGGTAGCCGCCGGTCCCGCGTGGCCCGACGACGGCGTAGCCCGGTGGTGACAACCGGGGCTTCGCCCCGAGCCGGGGACTCCGCCACCCGAACCCCCGAAAAGCGGCTGTGACAACCGGGGCTTCGCCCCGAGCCGGGGGCTCCGCCACCCGGACCCCCGAAAAGCGGCTGTGTCGCCGCGCGCGCCAGACGATGTGGCAGGGTGGACGATCGTGCCGTCAGACTCGCTCCGCCCGACCGTCCGCCGCGCCCGGATCGCCGACGTCCGCAAGATCAAGGCCCTGGTCGACTCGGACGCCGGCCGCGTCCTGCTGGAGAAGGACCTGGTCACGCTGTACGAGGCGGTCCAGGAGTTCTGGGTCGCCGAAGTGGGTGACGAAGTGGTCGGGGCGGCCGCGCTGCACGTGCTCTGGGAGGACATCGCCGAGCTGCGCACGGTCGTGGTCGACAAGGCCGTCCGCGGCCAGGGAGTCGGGCGGCTGCTGGTGGCCCGGCTGGTCGACGAAGCGCGTGAGCTCGGTCTCAAACGGCTGTTCGTCCTGACGTTCGAGACCCGCTTCTTCACCGGCCACGGGTTCGTGGAGATCGACGGCACGCCGGTGTCGCACGAGGTCTACGAGGAGATGCGGCGTTCGCACGACACCGGCGTCGCCGAATTCCTCGACCTTCCTTACGTCAAGCCGAACACTCTCGGCAATTCGCGGATGCTGCTCGAACTCTGAGTGAAAACCTCCGTTCGGGCGGTGACGGGCGCCACCGGCCTGCCGGAAGCTGATCGGGCACTTGTCCACCGATCGGCAAGGGAAGCAAGCGATGCGCACGACACTGCGGAACCTGGGGGCCACCGTGACGGTGGCCGTTTCTGTCGGCGCGGGTGCCCTGCTGGGCACCGGCACCGCGGCCGCCGTCGACATCCCGGCGGTCACCGACCAGTACCTCTTCTCGACGTCACTGTCCGGCTTCGAAACGATCCGGAACCAAGCGCCGTACTCCGGCCAGCTGGACTGGTCGTCCGACGGCTGTTCGTGGGCGCCGGACAACCCGTTCGGGTGGCAGTTCCTGCCCGGCTGCCACCGGCACGACTTCGGCTACCGCAACTACAAGAAGCAGGGCCGGTTCACCGAGGCGAACCGGCTGAGGATCGACGACAACCTCTACTCCGACCTGAAGAGCGTCTGCGGCTCCAACATCGCCTGCAAGGGTGCGGCGTGGACGTACTACGAGGCGGTCCGCAAGTTCGGCGGCTGAGCCCGGCGGCCCGGGCCGCGTGCTCGGCCCGGGCCAGCCAGGATGGGTGCATGGACATCGATCATCTGCTCAGCACGACCCGGGCGGTCCGCCGGAAGCTCGACCTCGACCGGCCGGTGGAAC is from Amycolatopsis mediterranei and encodes:
- a CDS encoding GNAT family N-acetyltransferase, which gives rise to MLRPDYPITTARLILRPFTPGDLDALNSFQSRADVARYLYWGPRSRAESAAALAKRVHSSTLTKEGQLLAVAVELAATGQLIGDLNLEWLSSEHRQGEIGFVFHPDHHGKGLAAEAATELLRLGFEDLGLHRIVGRCDGRNTASAALMERLGMRREAHLKENEIVKGEWADELIYAMLEDEWKDRD
- a CDS encoding quinone-dependent dihydroorotate dehydrogenase yields the protein MFFDKIVRPALYRLSYHDPELVHERTIGVLARLGKAAPALGGALRVDDPVTVLGLRFPNRVGLAAGLDKNGRALPAWAALGFGFVEAGTVTRLAQPGNPKPRLFSLPASDAVINRMGFNNDGAEALAAKLARDGKPGVPLGVSIGKSKVTPLEDAVEDYRFSLRALHPYADYFAINVSSPNTPGLRQLQDRTALAELLGELRSTSLELAGGGSPTPVLVKVAPDLTDDALAELLEVALEHGVAGIIATNTTLARDGIAPAESGLAGQAGGLSGRPLTTRAAEVVRFVHDHTGGSLPIIGVGGIMGPDDAIRLVDAGASLVQLYTGFALHGPGLVRRVSRGLAARR
- a CDS encoding PspA/IM30 family protein, whose amino-acid sequence is MANPFVKFWKYMMAAFSSKIDEHADPKVQIQQAIEEAQRNHQALTQQAASVIGNQRQLEMKLNRQLGEVEKLQASTRQALVLADEARGKGDEQKATEFENAAESFATQLVTAEQSIEDLKTLHDQSLQAAAQAKKAVERNSQMLQQKLAERTKLLSQLEQAKMQEQVSASLNQMSQLAAPGNTPSLEEVRDKIEKRYTTALGSAELAQNSVQGRMMEVQASTTQMAGQSRLQQIRASMHGDSVAQVTDGGKTAPAASSQADIQREIQARVQAEQGKNPA
- the rimO gene encoding 30S ribosomal protein S12 methylthiotransferase RimO, producing the protein MPSPATDPAAPRRVSLLTLGCARNEVDSEELAGRLAAGGWELAADPEDSDVVVVNTCGFVESAKKDSVDTLLAASDTGKKVVAVGCMAERYGHELADSLPEADAVLGFDHYADLSARLDDVVAGRKIASHTPGDRRKLLPISPVQRPAAAETVEVPGHAQHGWGPRVLRTRLDDAPVAALKIASGCDRRCSFCAIPSFRGSFVSRQPDEIVAEAMWLAEHGVKELFLVSENSTSYGKDFGRDGATALERLLPRLAEIDGIERVRVSYLQPAETRPQLVKAIATTPGVAEYFDLSFQHSSEQVLRRMRRFGSTDSFLALCEQIREYAPEAGIRTNVIVGFPGETEHDLAELERFLTGARLDAVGVFGYSDEDGTEAETFDGKLDPEEVGRRVTRISALVEELTTQRAEDRIGTFVDVLVELDDDGELTGRAAHQAPEVDGECIILDAPEKVQVGDFLRCEVVDSAGVDLIVRAVPDADR
- the pgsA gene encoding CDP-diacylglycerol--glycerol-3-phosphate 3-phosphatidyltransferase — protein: MSALPSDAADEGLARDAPAQLPEPTPVPTLNVANLLTLSRLVLVPLFVVALFVGDGHDETWRAIATGLFAIASATDQLDGWVARKYGLITDFGKIADPIADKALTGAALVGLSVLGELGWWVTIVIAVREIGVTLLRFWVIRHGVIPASRGGKAKTMAQIAAIVAYLLPLPAGADPVRWALMGLALVLTVVTGVDYLVRAVRLRAAGRRVTGS
- a CDS encoding amino-acid N-acetyltransferase — translated: MPSDSLRPTVRRARIADVRKIKALVDSDAGRVLLEKDLVTLYEAVQEFWVAEVGDEVVGAAALHVLWEDIAELRTVVVDKAVRGQGVGRLLVARLVDEARELGLKRLFVLTFETRFFTGHGFVEIDGTPVSHEVYEEMRRSHDTGVAEFLDLPYVKPNTLGNSRMLLEL
- a CDS encoding CinA family protein, translated to MDETALVAALAARGETVAAAESLTAGLVCATLARVPGASAVLRGGLVVYATELKAALAGVDPELLAEHGAVHPEVAAQLAEGARDRCGATWGLGLTGVAGPSAQDGVEPGTVHLGLAGPGTRTVRTLDLTGTRDLIRTESVLAAFALLGEHLA
- a CDS encoding phospholipase, whose amino-acid sequence is MRTTLRNLGATVTVAVSVGAGALLGTGTAAAVDIPAVTDQYLFSTSLSGFETIRNQAPYSGQLDWSSDGCSWAPDNPFGWQFLPGCHRHDFGYRNYKKQGRFTEANRLRIDDNLYSDLKSVCGSNIACKGAAWTYYEAVRKFGG
- a CDS encoding amidase family protein; this translates as MNTLPPDPDPVPDTPPTASQRVISAFERLTEAGRPELWTTLRAVEDVLVDAKAVDERVKAGEVLPLAGTVIAVQDLIDVAAQPSGHGVPETSAAVVTRLTAAGAVVLGKTGAAQISGAWDRTKAGGNGAAVAVALGVVDLALSTGGAVPAALNAVAAVKPTRGLLPAADNVSVYANGLVAAHRALTLMTGGDRHWPADVRLGAGEHPRVAYPTDLPLGEAASLALEAVVTRLIAAGAVLTPISVLEQGFDGFDALLVPTVPEHPGIAEALADPVGVGHRLASCTAFANLLDVASVTVPVLPGDRRPFGVTFLTRAFEDQIALDLATVCTDEPMTPYPEPGEDVIVFGAHLRGQPLNADLTALGARFTGPVRTTESYRMVLLDTEPPQPGVLDGDTGLDGERWRLSPAAFEQFATTLKPPFVLERVELADGTTPLAVRCDPAAEGPGLERYESWRGYVRFASTAGLRDPG
- the pspM gene encoding phage shock envelope stress response protein PspM, which encodes MAQQGRRRDFSELSAKLEKHIEKLPDYAVRAQEQLQKVQKYFPPAEQAGGKPAPRRPNPLQRPPVRRPDMTASLSSMASQVPAFAEARAKWDRWNHPAAKLERRKRRTSKALTLWIILTILCAVVTVAAAVGWLSPTSAAMMPQAITAFAGAVIFGTFSVRSGLKLRELKRIPIPAAPAGPPPLPPARSAAREPMERLAECEASLTELLRQLSVPSSLGMPPVSEVSVADARQTATEAAAALRGLAARIQAIERGRDSAPAREKAALDAAVAKLREQLDDGLEGYRGLVAAAGHSVAAAGDGLVTSKQALTDATDRLAGLAMALRELS
- a CDS encoding helix-turn-helix domain-containing protein, which produces MTVLLREAIGDRLRHARTNQRRTLRDISRAARVSLGYLSEVERGQKEASSELLASICQALDLPLGELLHNVAADVSALDHVEVPPVDERIVEGTPREKRGAEASAAGIEGGRLMSELIGNDLADLRVSPAPRMNTTLRTTIGQPKLASTIAA